Below is a genomic region from Xiphophorus hellerii strain 12219 chromosome 1, Xiphophorus_hellerii-4.1, whole genome shotgun sequence.
AGGAAGCTGTGCTCATCGCTGCTGTGGATGGAGGCCAGATTGGCACCTAAAATATTGCAGGCAAGCTgggaaaaacaagcaaaatcaaaatacaaaccaaaaacacttaaaGCAGCACACTGCAAAACtaagttaataaaaacaaatcagtttgaattttttttagtaagTTTGACTCTTCTGAAGACAAACTTGTTGCGACACTTAATGATTAGCGGGCCATTTTGTTGCTCTGAAAGTCGTTTCATTGAACAACGTCTGGAAAACgagtcttttcttttctctggacACTTTGGTGATTGGTGGTAGTATTGCATTTACAGTCCTGATTTTTTATGCTGCTGGATCATAACCAGGTTACAAGCAAGGgcgtaaatcccatctcattattgggggggACAATAAACAGGAAATTTTCTTAGGACCAATTTCAGGGGGTCGGCAAAGTTCCATTGAAATGTAACGTAACATGGTTTAAAACTTCTTTAAGCTTTTAAACCACCTTGGTCCTGcacattcaagctgcaggaccaaaaatgactagtaatgcACATCACACATGTTTTCTCAGTAACCAGCCTCCTGAGAAGTAAAACtgaaattcaaatgttgcttagaTACGAGTTTAGTTCAGTCTCAttgatctaatctctgctacaccttCACAAAATTTTTAGGTTATAAATAAAAGCAAGTTTcctcttaataaaattcctcataaacatggatttattgaaatggctcccaatacaagttatgggctatttaaattataagttaagttgctttattttaaaatcttttttagttttgtcatgTCCTGGGTGACTGAGAACCAACAAgtagatagaaatgaatatctgggAAGTATCATAATTTCAACGTAACAGAagggtttatatagaaaaatattcagattttattttgtgacttaAAATGcataacttttagttttttctatctgttctcAGATCCCACACACAGAGCTGTctgtttcaaactcttctaattaACATAAGAGTTAAAGGGCTAAATGTAAATGAGATATTTGTTACCTTTGACAAAAAAGATTAAGTCTATAAAAGCAATGCAGCAGTTTTGCTAGTTTTGATTTCCAAGGCATAACAAGGCAGTTTATCAAGATTCAgtaaaagtaatgaaataacaaactgcagtataatttttattgttaatgtttgACTctattgagcagtgaaagtaaataaaatgtttacatatctTCTGCTTTAAGaatttacttactggagggttttttctttgtgctgcagagcaacaactaacagctaacagctagcagctaacagctagctcctcactTCAGTGGCTCTAATGGAACCGGTTCagctgttgctcctcctacactttggactgaaccattgttctaacaaCGGTAGGGGTGGACCTAAAAATTCactcttatttttgtcttaGATGAGTGACAGATTgatttcattctttctttctcttgacttttcatattgatattgtttaaatgcaaatgttaattaaattttttttttttggggggcaattctagacttttccaagattggggTTCTGAACCCTCAacaggtttcttcctgttaaagggaagttttcctctccactgtcgctacatgcatgttAGATATGAAGGATTATTGTAAAGTTAATGACAAAACGCATAAAAAGTGAACTTGATGCACTGATGCATAACTAGGATTTATTGTGTGACTTGAACTGAATTAACAGTTTTTAGTGTCATGAAGCGACAGTTGTTGTGAAGTGATGATacataaactgaattaaatcaaAGCATTCAGATGGGAATTCTAGATtctaaaaacattaatgaaattACAAACTGGttatttatgaaacaaacaTCTGGTCAAAGGGGGCaaagatgaaataaacaaaacgtgaaataaataaagtgacaGGTTTACAACACACAAAACATCAACTGTTTTTTGCCTTAAGCACTGATTTTTTTGTGACTGTACCTCAGCAGTAGCCCAGTCCGTCTGAGTATTCTGGAAGAGGAAACAGCGATTTCCAAACTCAGACCAACCAGTCGGGCATAAAGGAACTGGGAAATGCAAAGAAGTGCAAAAGATCCTAAATAAGAGCTAAACAATGacatttattctcaaaatgaatttgaagaaattatATATATCTTATTAAATGGAAAAGAGAGACTAGCAGCAAAATCCTTgttcttcagaaataaatgacaATGTATTGAGGCAAAGCTGCCTCATTACAGGTTCACAAGGATTTACATCACATTTGGacttctgtgtttcttttaaaacataattcagtcaaaatgtaacaaaactcTCAGCTTGCTTTTCGTCTGGTTGAAGTACTTACCACATGCAGCCTGTGGATAGAGAGAAAACGTAGAGATTAATAAAACCATATGTCACTCAAAAGCTGCTAATCTAGATGGAGATTATTAACATATTAATCCTGCAAGTTAATTTTAATGCacatactaaaaaaaataccaatatATTTTCTTCCATATCAAAAGTTAAACTTCTCTTATTCATCAtacaaagtaaacatttaaaccTGTATTTGCTGCAGTGTTAATGTGTGAGACTCACAGAGCATCAGAACCCAAACGTCTCAGAAACTTTTATTACATCAGATCAATTTTACAAAGTCATAACTTGATCTGCACAATCATGAGGACGGCAGCTGACTGGACGGATGTCCCTCCACAAGGAGGCAAGACACAAAAGGTCAATGCTGGTTGTTAGCACAGTGCTGTAACCAAACATATTCATAAAAAGTTGAGTGAACGAAAGAAGTGTCATAGGATGAGACCCATAGTTGCAGGACTTCAAGCAAAAGGAGCCCAGACCAGGTGCTGAGAGCATAGAAACTGTCAATTTTAAAGGTACAAAGTATTAATTTAGAGGTGAAAAGTACAATTCTGAGGGGAGTACAATTAATTTGTAGATAATTTGTAACTAGACAATTTTAATATTCTGTAAATTTTAACCATATTTCATGTATTTGaccaattttaaacaaaaaattccAGAGGGAGCTTTTAATAGTCCAAATAGTGAGCTTAGCGATGGTCCTTTAAGTTTACAGTCCTTTAACTCACAGTTTCAGTGCCTTTATGTAGCTGCTGTCTGTCCTGCTAGCTGTCCACCTGCCAGTGACCAATTAGCTGCTGACTGACCTGATTAGACTCACCTGGTGGAGCGCCACCTGCAGGGCACCAGGTTGCCCTTACAGTAATAAACAGAGTTTTCAGAagaaatttctgtttaaaatatcttttatcaTCAATCAGATGTAATATTCTACATTTTGGAGACACAAACTTTTGGGTTTTCATTCGCTGAATAAGAAAATCTATACAATATAATGAGTATGATTGTCTGACATAAgggaaataaaatactgaactttcacaataactttattttaaatgtgtttgttaatACAGTAAATGTATCTTCATTCTGTGACTCAAACAGCTTCAAGTCTGAACACCTTCAGCTGCCTCATCTAAAAACTCCTCAGCTTCACTCTGTAAACATTTCCTCAATAATACTTTATAATCTGTTTTTCACTTGAGagtaaaacaagatggcagaCTCACTTGGGCTCCATTGCAGAGAACGCAGCTCAGAGAGAGGAGCAAAGCGAAGTAAAGAACTGAGGCCATCTGAGGGAGAATCAGCAGgaatattcagtttttcagaaataatGAATTTACAGAGCTGTCATATGTATTCAGACCCAGCATTGCTAACTAGCCAAGGTTTATCTTTGTtcttatcaaataaataaataaaataaaaaaatacaatgtttgcatattatgttttctttctgattttacaCATAAAGGTTGCAGaatgttttatgaatattttatgattaatctgatttgCAATCAGATTAATTTGTCTTCACAATCTGAAGATTTGGATCAGCGGCCGCTTGTTGCATCTGGACTGACCTTCTGTCAACCAATGAGATAAATTCAAGCTGTTTTCACAGACGGTCGATGCaggtggaaacattttatttttattcagagcaatatttttattggtcaattaaaatgttgttaCATGGTTTTAGTTACAGTTTACAAAACGATTTTCTTCCATATTTCATGCTCAGATTATTAAacaggtaaaacaaaaagtttttttcacttCATTGTTTGTTTATCCAGCTAAAAGCTTCGTGTCGAGACTCTTACCTCCTTCCGCAGGTTTTCCAGGATTGCAGGGTCGTTCAGATCCAGAGCCGAGTTTCCCACCAGCTTCACCTTCACTGTGTGTCGTGTGAAAGGTTCAGTGTCTTTAAGACAAACAAAGCAAACGTTTTATCAGATACATGGTCATTTCAGGTTTGTCGTCCTATTTTGTCCTTTGGTCCAACCCAACCACTGATGGCGTCTCACCATGGTAGCAGACGAAGGTCTTCTCTAAGCCACATGGCCAGTCCTCCCACTGACCGGAGAGTCTGAAGTTTGCCACGGTGCAGTTTTCCACCCCGCCTTGAGGCTGTCCTGATGCCCAGTAGGAAAACAGGAACAGGTTTCTGTTGGACCACTTCCAGGTGTCTTTGTAGAGACCGATCCAGACGGTCAGACCTGCAGGCCTCGCAGTCCTTATCTGCTCGTTCTCCTGCAGGCTCCTGACGCTGGCCAGGTCTGTGTAGTGCAGCCTGCAGTAGCTCTGAGCGTCGGTCCAGTTCATTGATGTGCTGATGTAGAAAAATTTTGCGGTCTGTCCTGGAAACAGACCAGAAGAGAACCAGAGAGACTGCTTGGAGACATGGGTTGAAACGTCTCCAGTTccaatttttaatttgtttttgatttgtgaCACCTCCTTGCAATCAGTCAACAGTTAATCAAGTTTCTCTCAGCactcattaattttttttaagaaatggtttaaaatcatttataggGTGACCAAATGTCCTCTTTCCCCTGGACATTGTCTTCATTGATTGTCCtggtttgtgttatttttcagGGACCAGCAGGAATGTTTAAATCTCCTGGTGTGATTTTCTTTCAGCCGTCCGGAGCAGACAGAGCCGCTCTGCTGCTAAAGTTCACAAAACATGAGAGTAGCTTTATGgatgaagctgaaaataaattttcttcatAATATCCTGTTCACAACAGAGTGAGCGGCACCATGCAGCGTGTCCATACTGGCCTCCTGTAGGTCAGTATGGACACAGAATGTATAAAAAGATTGTGCAAAATGAGAATTTATCTCTTAAACTAAAGGATGATCAATTTTATTGttacattaaatataatttcagattttgtggTTCCCCAGGTTGGCTGAAATCATGACTTATTACCGCTAGaggttaattttctaagctACAACTTTGTAACTATTGAGGATGCAATGATATGAAATTGCAGATTAATATtgatatctgatattaatactGCTTTAATTACtgtatttactgatatttaccAATACTATATCTATTTCTCTGCATTTATTCATAAACAAAccttaaaaatgaaattcaaacGGTTAATAAATCTGGATTTGTTATAAATTCTTACCGCTGGTGTTGGCACAGATGAACCCATAAAGCCACTGGCAGGGAGCGTCGTTCCAGTATCCATTATCATACATGTGAGTGCAGTCCACTGTGTACCAGGCGCTGTTTGGCTCACCAGCTGACCAGTATCTGTAGTTTCCATCTGCTCTGTAGAAACCTCCGTCTGACAGCGACCATCTCCAGCTGATCACATCAAAGTACAGACCGATCCAGGCCTGTCGGACAGAACGACTTACAGCCACATCCAAACATCTGCCTGCTTTGAATATTCGATCTACGTCACTTCCTGCAGGTTGGTGGGAGCAACATGGCTCCTGGTTGAATCGGCATAAATTCAGCCTGGAGTCAGTAATCTGGATTTTCTCTACCACTGGA
It encodes:
- the LOC116722606 gene encoding galactose-specific lectin nattectin-like, encoding MASVLYFALLLSLSCVLCNGAQAACVPLCPTGWSEFGNRCFLFQNTQTDWATAELACNILGANLASIHSSDEHSFLKKLVRFEVGSFQRTWVGGHDGEKEGL